A window of Synechococcus sp. MEDNS5 contains these coding sequences:
- a CDS encoding DUF3110 domain-containing protein produces MLVHVLLFDAGQDSEGIHSLELSGHTVVLMFENSDDAERYAGLLEAQDFPTPSVEALDREEVVLFCREAGYEARLVSEGFVPKTEEERLMLAPPSANRDVSNWQDGDLDSPQEQVDRDSSDLDAVRRRLEGLL; encoded by the coding sequence ATGTTGGTTCACGTTCTCCTGTTCGACGCAGGTCAGGACAGCGAAGGCATTCACTCCCTGGAGCTTTCAGGTCACACCGTGGTGCTCATGTTCGAAAACAGCGACGATGCTGAGCGTTACGCCGGACTTCTCGAAGCGCAGGATTTCCCCACACCGAGCGTTGAAGCCCTTGATCGAGAGGAGGTTGTGTTGTTCTGCCGGGAAGCGGGTTATGAGGCTCGCTTGGTTTCAGAGGGTTTTGTGCCCAAAACCGAGGAGGAGCGTCTGATGCTCGCTCCTCCCTCCGCGAATCGGGATGTAAGCAATTGGCAGGACGGCGATCTGGACAGCCCCCAGGAGCAAGTTGATCGCGACAGTTCTGATCTGGATGCGGTGCGTCGTCGTCTTGAGGGACTGTTGTGA
- the murQ gene encoding N-acetylmuramic acid 6-phosphate etherase, which yields MIEPSADRGHLLTEQTNPSSDSLDLLPTDALISLFVEEDRRPQMAVQGAISALTEAVDAIADRLKAGGRLFYLGAGTSGRLGVLDAAECPPTFCSPPDLVQGVLAGGPAALLRSSEGLEDLGSAGVSDLKDRDFTGSDCLVGIAAGGTTPYVKGGLHYARELGALTIAMACVPSDQAPLPCDVDIRLLTGPELLTGSTRLKAGTATKMALNILSTGVMVRLGKVYGNRMVDVAASNSKLVDRSMRILRDLLGLDRDASQVLLGAAGGSVKRALVMGSCHLDADAADALLKNHESDLRQALLSQGVTLPQEGVTLPQ from the coding sequence GTGATTGAACCGTCTGCTGATCGAGGCCATCTGCTGACAGAGCAGACCAATCCGTCCAGTGACAGCCTTGATCTGCTTCCCACCGATGCGCTTATCAGTCTCTTCGTGGAGGAAGACCGACGCCCCCAGATGGCCGTGCAAGGGGCAATCAGCGCTCTGACCGAAGCTGTGGATGCCATCGCGGACCGCCTGAAAGCTGGCGGCCGCTTGTTTTATCTGGGAGCCGGCACATCAGGCCGACTCGGTGTTTTGGATGCGGCCGAATGCCCGCCAACGTTCTGCAGCCCGCCGGATCTGGTGCAAGGTGTGTTGGCCGGGGGGCCTGCGGCACTGCTGCGTAGCTCCGAAGGGCTTGAAGATCTTGGATCGGCAGGAGTTTCTGATCTGAAAGATCGAGACTTCACAGGGAGTGACTGCCTGGTTGGCATCGCCGCCGGGGGAACGACTCCCTACGTGAAAGGTGGATTGCACTACGCCCGCGAGCTTGGTGCACTCACCATCGCCATGGCCTGTGTTCCTTCCGATCAGGCTCCTTTGCCCTGTGACGTTGACATACGGCTCTTAACAGGGCCTGAACTGCTGACGGGCTCCACCCGACTCAAGGCTGGGACAGCCACAAAGATGGCACTGAACATCTTGTCCACTGGCGTGATGGTCAGGCTGGGAAAGGTGTACGGCAATCGGATGGTGGACGTTGCCGCTAGCAACAGCAAGCTGGTAGACCGCTCCATGCGCATTCTTCGTGATCTGCTGGGGTTGGATCGCGACGCCTCTCAGGTGCTACTTGGTGCGGCAGGCGGTTCCGTGAAGCGCGCCCTTGTGATGGGCAGCTGCCATCTGGATGCTGATGCAGCCGATGCACTGCTGAAGAACCACGAATCGGACCTTCGGCAGGCACTGCTCAGCCAAGGGGTCACCCTTCCTCAGGAGGGTGTCACGCTTCCCCAGTAA
- the mtnP gene encoding S-methyl-5'-thioadenosine phosphorylase: MTNISTPPSLDSARVGVIGGSGLYAIDGLEDVREAELETPFGATSDAFMLGRLNEVDIVFLARHGRHHHLLPSEVPYRANVWAMRSLGVRWLVSVSAVGSLREHLRPRDMVVPDQFIDRTMQRPQSFFGDGCVAHVSLAEPFCSRLSDLLASAASMEMPTGHHLHRGGTYLCMEGPAFSTRAESELYRHWGCDVIGMTNHTEARLAREAEIAYASLSMVTDFDCWHNDHDAVTVEMVVGNLKANALATGPILSRLMESICQEPPASKAHHALADALMTPPEVVPEATRRRLDLFTSPYWGSVTPS; the protein is encoded by the coding sequence ATGACCAACATTTCCACCCCGCCATCGCTCGACTCGGCCCGGGTGGGCGTGATCGGTGGAAGCGGTCTCTATGCCATCGATGGGTTGGAGGACGTGCGTGAAGCTGAACTGGAGACCCCATTCGGCGCGACATCTGATGCCTTCATGCTGGGGCGCCTCAACGAAGTGGACATCGTCTTTCTGGCGCGTCACGGACGTCATCACCATTTGCTTCCGAGTGAAGTGCCCTATCGGGCCAACGTCTGGGCCATGCGTTCCCTCGGTGTGCGCTGGCTGGTCTCGGTTTCAGCCGTTGGCTCTCTTCGGGAGCATCTCCGTCCGCGCGACATGGTGGTTCCCGATCAATTCATTGATCGCACAATGCAGCGCCCGCAATCGTTTTTCGGCGACGGTTGCGTTGCTCACGTCAGCCTGGCTGAACCCTTCTGTTCCAGGCTCAGTGACCTTCTTGCCTCAGCAGCATCAATGGAGATGCCTACCGGACATCATTTGCACCGGGGCGGAACCTATCTCTGCATGGAAGGTCCTGCGTTTTCCACCCGAGCGGAAAGCGAGCTCTACCGCCATTGGGGGTGCGATGTCATTGGCATGACCAATCACACCGAGGCCCGCCTGGCGAGGGAGGCAGAGATTGCCTATGCCTCGTTGAGCATGGTGACCGACTTTGATTGCTGGCACAACGATCACGACGCGGTCACTGTGGAAATGGTGGTGGGCAACCTGAAAGCCAACGCTTTGGCCACAGGACCGATTCTCAGCCGTTTAATGGAGAGCATCTGCCAAGAGCCGCCGGCCTCCAAAGCGCATCATGCCCTGGCCGATGCCTTGATGACGCCTCCGGAGGTTGTGCCTGAAGCCACCCGCCGCCGTCTCGATCTCTTCACCTCTCCTTACTGGGGAAGCGTGACACCCTCCTGA
- a CDS encoding peptidylprolyl isomerase, which yields MTTDAGQIKLEMFDNDAPNTVANFVKLAREGFYDGLSFHRVIDGFMAQGGCPNSREGSRGMPGTGGPGYTIDCEINSKKHVPGALSMAHAGRNTGGSQFFIVHDSQPHLDGVHTVFGQTGDMDVVLAIKNGTKIQTVTVQDQ from the coding sequence ATGACCACGGACGCCGGCCAGATCAAGCTGGAGATGTTCGACAACGATGCCCCGAACACCGTGGCCAACTTTGTGAAGCTTGCTCGTGAAGGGTTTTACGACGGTCTCTCATTCCATCGGGTGATCGATGGTTTCATGGCCCAGGGTGGATGCCCGAACAGCCGTGAGGGTTCCCGTGGCATGCCTGGAACCGGTGGGCCTGGGTACACGATCGATTGCGAGATCAACAGCAAGAAACATGTTCCCGGTGCCCTGTCCATGGCCCACGCCGGACGCAATACGGGCGGAAGCCAATTTTTCATCGTGCATGATTCCCAGCCCCATCTCGATGGTGTGCACACTGTTTTCGGTCAGACCGGAGATATGGATGTGGTACTGGCTATCAAAAACGGCACCAAGATCCAAACGGTGACGGTTCAGGACCAGTGA
- the ribBA gene encoding bifunctional 3,4-dihydroxy-2-butanone-4-phosphate synthase/GTP cyclohydrolase II produces MVSELRTTRALPESVDQSTQAQTLFDTIPDALKAIRNGECVVVVDDERRENEGDLICAAQFATPEQINFMATEARGLICLAMQGDRLDALDLPLMVDRNTDANQTAFTVSIDAGPEHGVSTGISAEDRSRTIQVAIQAESRPSDLRRPGHIFPLRARPGGVLKRAGHTEAAVDLAQLAGLNSSGVICEIQNADGSMARLPELQEYARQWGLRLISIADLIRYRLDNERFVVRQAQASLPSQFGSFQAIGFRNALDGSEHVALVKGTIGSMKEPVLVRMHSECLTGDAFGSLRCDCRAQLEAAMHQIEMEGEGVLVYLRQEGRGIGLINKLKAYSLQDGGLDTVEANEKLGFAPDLRNYGVGAQILSDLGIHRLRLLTNNPRKIAGLGGYGLEVVDRVPLEIDPGDYNAQYLATKREKLGHLFEEQPERSHWVIGLDSHTNDETILSKLVQRMEHLAEEHKLQLQAEHNPRLLALWERPRFVWSIQNSDPTDSVMQKLLAAMASWQEISRIGVLHAVKTIQISHPPQWLNREERSLESLRTTKEKAGWLERANQPALIHWS; encoded by the coding sequence ATGGTGTCTGAACTCAGGACAACGAGAGCTCTGCCCGAATCTGTCGATCAATCAACGCAAGCTCAAACCCTGTTTGACACCATTCCTGATGCGCTCAAAGCCATTCGCAACGGTGAATGCGTTGTTGTCGTCGACGATGAGCGTCGGGAGAACGAAGGGGACCTGATCTGCGCAGCCCAGTTCGCCACACCCGAACAAATCAATTTCATGGCTACTGAAGCCAGGGGTTTGATCTGTTTGGCAATGCAAGGGGATCGCCTCGATGCTCTGGACCTTCCTTTGATGGTGGACCGCAACACCGACGCGAACCAGACGGCCTTCACGGTGAGCATCGATGCTGGACCGGAGCACGGAGTCTCCACTGGCATCTCGGCCGAAGACCGGTCTCGAACCATCCAGGTGGCCATTCAGGCTGAATCAAGACCTTCGGATCTAAGGCGACCTGGCCACATCTTTCCCCTTAGAGCCCGACCCGGTGGTGTGCTGAAACGGGCTGGACATACCGAAGCCGCAGTCGATCTCGCCCAGTTGGCTGGACTGAATTCATCGGGCGTGATCTGTGAGATCCAGAATGCCGACGGCTCCATGGCTCGGCTGCCAGAGCTGCAGGAGTACGCACGGCAGTGGGGACTACGCCTGATCAGCATCGCCGATCTGATTCGGTACAGATTGGACAATGAACGGTTTGTCGTTCGTCAGGCCCAGGCATCCCTCCCCAGTCAGTTCGGCAGTTTTCAGGCCATCGGTTTTCGCAATGCGCTTGATGGCAGTGAACATGTGGCGCTGGTGAAAGGCACCATCGGTTCGATGAAGGAACCTGTGCTGGTGCGGATGCATTCAGAGTGTCTGACGGGTGATGCCTTCGGTTCACTGCGCTGTGATTGCCGCGCCCAACTCGAAGCGGCCATGCATCAGATCGAGATGGAAGGGGAGGGTGTTCTGGTGTATTTGCGCCAGGAAGGCCGTGGTATCGGCCTGATCAACAAACTCAAGGCCTACAGCCTTCAGGATGGAGGCCTTGACACGGTGGAGGCCAATGAAAAGCTTGGCTTTGCCCCAGATCTGCGCAATTACGGAGTAGGGGCCCAGATCCTCAGTGACCTGGGAATTCATCGCCTTCGCCTTCTCACCAACAACCCCCGCAAAATCGCCGGCCTTGGGGGCTATGGACTGGAAGTGGTGGATCGAGTGCCTCTGGAAATTGATCCAGGGGATTACAACGCCCAGTATCTGGCGACAAAGCGCGAAAAATTAGGCCATTTGTTCGAGGAGCAACCCGAGCGTTCCCACTGGGTGATTGGCCTCGACTCCCATACCAACGATGAAACCATTCTCTCCAAGCTGGTTCAACGCATGGAACACCTGGCTGAAGAACACAAGCTGCAGCTTCAAGCCGAACACAATCCACGCTTGCTCGCACTCTGGGAACGACCGAGATTCGTGTGGTCGATTCAGAATTCTGATCCCACAGATTCAGTGATGCAGAAGCTGTTGGCCGCGATGGCGTCCTGGCAGGAAATATCCCGCATCGGAGTTCTGCATGCAGTGAAAACGATTCAGATCAGTCATCCCCCACAGTGGCTGAACAGAGAAGAGCGCTCGCTGGAGTCGCTCCGAACAACGAAGGAGAAGGCCGGCTGGTTGGAGAGAGCGAACCAGCCGGCATTGATTCACTGGTCCTGA
- the argC gene encoding N-acetyl-gamma-glutamyl-phosphate reductase: MLNRRVAVVGASGYGGLQTLRLLKEHPLFQVSFLAGERSAGRPWKEICPFLPLDGDRIVEAADPDRIASTSDFAVLSLPNGLASKLVPPLLERGVKVVDLSADYRYKSLDQWSSVYVQEARSAARTDHDLCEEAIYGLPEWHHQDIANARLVAAPGCFPTASLLPLLPFLKQGLIESDGLIIDAKTGTSGGGRAAKEHLLLAEASESIAPYGVIGHRHTSEIEQLASTVAGCPIQLQFTPHLVPMVRGLLSTVYARLRDPGLTAEDCTTVLQTVYQQQPCVEVLPVGTYPATKWAKHTNRAMLSVQVDTRTGRLVLMSAVDNLLKGQAGQGVQCLNLMAGLESTEGLPLTPFYP, translated from the coding sequence ATGCTGAATCGACGGGTTGCCGTGGTGGGTGCCTCGGGATATGGAGGGCTCCAGACCTTGCGCCTTCTCAAAGAGCACCCCTTATTTCAAGTGAGCTTTCTGGCTGGCGAACGCTCAGCCGGACGTCCCTGGAAGGAGATCTGCCCGTTTCTTCCACTGGATGGTGATCGGATCGTTGAAGCTGCGGATCCGGATCGCATCGCATCAACGTCGGATTTTGCCGTACTGAGCTTGCCCAACGGACTGGCCAGCAAGTTGGTGCCTCCACTGCTGGAACGAGGGGTGAAAGTGGTCGATCTATCGGCGGACTATCGCTACAAATCGCTTGATCAATGGTCCTCGGTGTATGTGCAGGAGGCCAGGAGCGCAGCAAGAACAGACCATGATCTCTGCGAGGAAGCCATTTATGGCCTGCCCGAATGGCATCACCAGGACATTGCCAATGCTCGGTTGGTTGCAGCGCCGGGCTGTTTCCCGACAGCGAGTCTGTTGCCACTGCTCCCCTTCCTCAAGCAGGGATTGATCGAGAGTGATGGCTTGATCATTGATGCCAAAACGGGCACTTCAGGTGGAGGGCGCGCAGCGAAGGAACACCTTCTCCTTGCTGAGGCGTCTGAATCAATCGCTCCTTACGGCGTGATCGGGCACCGCCACACCTCTGAAATCGAACAGTTGGCCAGCACCGTTGCAGGCTGCCCCATCCAACTGCAGTTCACGCCCCATCTTGTCCCCATGGTGCGCGGCCTTCTCTCGACTGTTTACGCCAGGTTGAGGGATCCAGGATTGACCGCGGAGGATTGCACCACGGTGCTCCAGACCGTTTACCAGCAGCAGCCCTGCGTTGAGGTTCTTCCCGTGGGAACCTACCCAGCGACGAAATGGGCCAAACACACCAACCGCGCCATGCTTTCGGTTCAAGTCGATACAAGAACCGGTCGCCTCGTGCTGATGAGCGCTGTTGACAATCTCCTTAAAGGTCAGGCAGGCCAGGGCGTTCAGTGCCTCAATTTGATGGCTGGCCTCGAGTCCACCGAAGGTCTGCCACTGACACCGTTCTATCCCTGA
- the purN gene encoding phosphoribosylglycinamide formyltransferase — MPASSDTSQILEKEPSEFIVPAIGAWPRFTPPLRIGIMASGSGSNLEALHKATTQGFLDASLRLLIVNNPNCRAKERAARLQIPWQLIDHRLHSTRESLDNALVSAFRAADVEAVVMAGWMRIVTPVLIDAYPGRLINLHPSLLPSFKGLDAVGQALTAGVKITGCSVHHVQADVDSGAVIAQAAIPVHANDDVETLAKRIQRQEHRLLPWATALAGMQWRREGHAEVQG, encoded by the coding sequence ATGCCCGCGTCTTCAGACACTAGCCAGATCCTTGAAAAAGAGCCCTCTGAATTCATTGTTCCGGCAATCGGAGCATGGCCGCGATTCACGCCGCCGCTACGGATCGGAATCATGGCGTCCGGCTCTGGCAGCAATCTCGAAGCACTTCACAAGGCCACGACGCAGGGATTCCTCGATGCATCCCTGCGGTTGTTGATTGTGAACAACCCGAACTGCAGAGCCAAGGAGCGGGCTGCTCGTCTTCAAATCCCCTGGCAGCTCATCGATCACCGACTGCACAGCACCCGTGAATCCCTCGACAACGCCCTGGTGTCTGCGTTCCGGGCTGCCGATGTCGAAGCGGTGGTGATGGCTGGTTGGATGCGAATTGTCACCCCGGTTTTGATCGACGCCTACCCCGGCAGGCTGATCAACCTTCACCCTTCTCTTCTTCCGTCGTTCAAAGGATTGGATGCCGTTGGTCAAGCCCTCACAGCAGGTGTCAAGATCACCGGTTGCAGCGTTCATCACGTCCAGGCCGATGTGGATTCTGGAGCGGTCATCGCTCAGGCGGCAATCCCTGTGCATGCAAACGATGACGTGGAGACCCTCGCCAAGCGGATTCAGAGGCAGGAGCATCGGCTTCTTCCCTGGGCCACGGCATTAGCTGGCATGCAGTGGAGACGAGAGGGGCATGCGGAGGTTCAGGGATAG
- a CDS encoding DUF1257 domain-containing protein: MSHLSILPTLVKDLDLLASALRAEGFVVELEGQLSSFGTAHNVALAATHSTGFALGWIWNRNHDSLDVVVDLGRPAHPFPVERVLSLVLRRYALQQALRDANHQSLAVASVDEQVTLLTPASVRS, from the coding sequence ATGTCCCATCTCTCCATCCTGCCCACACTGGTTAAGGATCTCGATCTACTGGCTTCAGCTTTGCGTGCTGAGGGTTTTGTTGTGGAGCTCGAAGGTCAGCTCAGTTCCTTCGGCACGGCGCACAACGTGGCTCTTGCGGCTACCCATTCCACGGGATTTGCCTTGGGCTGGATCTGGAACCGCAACCACGACTCCCTCGATGTGGTGGTGGATCTTGGAAGGCCTGCGCACCCCTTCCCTGTGGAGCGGGTGCTGAGCCTGGTTCTGCGTCGCTATGCCTTGCAACAGGCCCTTCGTGATGCCAACCATCAAAGCCTTGCTGTGGCCAGTGTTGATGAGCAGGTCACGTTGCTAACGCCAGCATCCGTCAGGAGCTGA
- a CDS encoding M61 family metallopeptidase, protein MAGVNIQLDLTSPGAQTIGVALHWTPQQSVQTLSLPVWTPGSYTVRDPSQHLHSLSAVQGDRVLDLERRSPERWKFSCASGEPLCIHYRLEARQLTVRTNHLDPDFASLSLPAVVMLVEGERWNEHCLQVSVPEHWSVAVPLSHDAIGSVYLAKDFDQLVDAPVHAGTFHPERLCVRGHDHELILIGSPPSGWPARFKHDLEAVCTAVCDLVDSDPPAEQDYQLVIQSLEEGYGGLEHDNASVMQFPWPSLQESGGYRKLLQLVGHEYLHQWNVRRLRPSEFIPYRYDRPVISDGLWFAEGVTSYFDLALPLLAGLSSRLDLLKDLGADLSHVLLNPGYAIQSLADSSREAWVRLYKQTPANAHSQISYYRLGTALAFCLDVHLRQSQHSLADVLRCLWKRFGVHGRGYRRTDLIGCFTEYSKELETHLPDWLDGRSALPIEASLQMIGLSLNPVRGKTPSAGWLIRERQGRVWIDRTEVDGPAQRGGLVVGDELVALRGWRCSSVQRCSDLLQGDSILKVIYSRRGLLKTTELSLDDPGVDRHELAWDPGASQAARALRDQWFAFL, encoded by the coding sequence ATGGCAGGCGTCAACATTCAGCTGGATCTCACCAGTCCGGGCGCTCAGACCATCGGTGTCGCGTTGCATTGGACACCACAACAGTCTGTGCAGACCCTGTCGCTTCCCGTCTGGACGCCTGGCTCTTACACAGTTCGCGATCCATCACAGCACCTCCACAGCCTCTCAGCCGTCCAGGGTGATCGAGTTCTGGACTTGGAACGGCGTTCCCCAGAACGCTGGAAGTTCAGTTGTGCCTCTGGCGAGCCGTTGTGCATTCACTACCGGCTCGAGGCCAGGCAGCTCACGGTGCGAACCAATCACCTAGATCCAGATTTTGCTTCACTCAGCCTCCCCGCAGTGGTGATGTTGGTTGAGGGCGAACGTTGGAATGAGCACTGCCTTCAGGTTTCCGTGCCAGAGCACTGGTCTGTGGCGGTTCCCCTTTCGCACGATGCGATCGGCTCGGTGTATCTGGCCAAGGACTTCGATCAGCTTGTGGATGCTCCGGTTCATGCCGGCACCTTTCATCCCGAGCGCCTCTGCGTGCGCGGGCATGATCATGAATTGATCCTGATCGGATCCCCGCCGTCGGGCTGGCCTGCTCGTTTCAAGCACGATCTCGAGGCTGTTTGCACAGCCGTCTGTGATCTCGTTGATTCAGATCCACCAGCTGAACAGGATTATCAGCTCGTGATCCAGTCTTTGGAAGAGGGGTATGGAGGCTTGGAACATGACAACGCCTCTGTGATGCAGTTTCCCTGGCCGTCCCTTCAGGAGTCAGGCGGTTATCGCAAGCTTCTGCAACTTGTCGGCCATGAATATTTGCACCAGTGGAATGTACGGAGACTCCGTCCCAGCGAGTTCATTCCTTATCGCTACGACAGGCCCGTCATCAGCGATGGCCTCTGGTTCGCAGAGGGAGTCACGAGTTACTTCGATCTTGCCCTTCCCCTGCTTGCTGGACTCTCCTCTCGCCTTGATCTTCTCAAGGACCTAGGAGCAGATCTTTCCCATGTGCTGCTGAATCCCGGGTATGCCATTCAATCGCTTGCCGACAGTTCGAGGGAAGCGTGGGTGAGGCTCTACAAGCAGACGCCTGCGAACGCTCACAGTCAGATCAGTTACTACCGGCTGGGAACAGCGTTGGCCTTTTGCCTTGATGTTCATCTGCGTCAATCGCAACACTCTCTGGCGGACGTGTTGCGATGTCTCTGGAAACGCTTCGGTGTGCATGGAAGGGGTTACCGGCGAACTGATTTGATCGGCTGTTTCACCGAGTATTCCAAAGAGCTTGAAACACATTTGCCGGATTGGTTGGATGGTCGTTCTGCACTGCCGATCGAGGCCAGTCTCCAGATGATTGGCCTGTCACTCAATCCTGTGCGTGGCAAAACGCCCTCGGCAGGCTGGCTAATCCGTGAGCGCCAGGGGCGTGTCTGGATCGATCGCACCGAAGTCGATGGTCCTGCTCAACGGGGGGGATTGGTGGTGGGAGATGAACTGGTCGCTCTGCGCGGCTGGCGATGCAGCTCAGTGCAGCGTTGTTCAGATCTTTTGCAGGGCGACTCGATCCTCAAGGTGATCTACAGCCGTAGGGGTCTGCTCAAAACCACGGAACTCTCACTTGACGATCCAGGGGTGGACCGACATGAACTGGCCTGGGATCCTGGTGCATCCCAGGCTGCACGTGCTCTACGCGATCAATGGTTCGCCTTCCTCTGA
- a CDS encoding N-acetylmuramoyl-L-alanine amidase yields the protein MVRLPLRKNLSAVLKRLHRPGVGIVLVSTATLFVLVSLVGITAEKDSGARRPSLLDLLNEVGKDKDSGQGIDGEPPLPPKALSWSSPLARQCSGIDPSVRERLLRRKRSLAQERKNIPADPSNFGSRYRRNPWGQPLNPDPRVVVLHETVYSLGSAINTFLTPHPRDDDQVSYHTLIGLDGSIVDLVDPLQRAFGAGYSAFLGEWAVTNAKFKGSVNNFALHLSLETPEDGHDNDNRHSGYTPAQYDAMALVLDEWIERFGFQPAAITTHQHVDLGGERADPRSFSWADLQIRLAALGKLCL from the coding sequence ATGGTTCGCCTTCCTCTGAGAAAGAACCTGTCAGCCGTCTTGAAGCGGCTGCATCGCCCCGGTGTTGGGATCGTCCTGGTCAGCACGGCAACACTGTTCGTGCTCGTGTCCCTGGTTGGTATCACAGCAGAAAAAGACAGTGGGGCGAGGCGCCCATCTCTGCTTGACCTTCTCAATGAAGTCGGCAAGGACAAGGATTCCGGCCAAGGCATCGACGGTGAGCCACCCCTTCCTCCCAAGGCCTTGTCCTGGTCCTCCCCGTTGGCACGCCAGTGTTCCGGTATTGATCCGAGCGTGAGGGAGCGTTTGCTGCGACGCAAACGCTCCCTTGCTCAAGAGCGGAAAAACATCCCCGCCGATCCAAGCAACTTCGGAAGTCGCTATCGACGCAATCCATGGGGGCAACCACTCAACCCCGATCCGAGGGTGGTGGTTTTGCACGAAACCGTGTATTCACTAGGGTCTGCCATCAACACGTTCCTGACGCCTCATCCCCGTGATGATGATCAAGTGAGTTATCACACCTTGATTGGTTTGGATGGCTCAATTGTGGATCTTGTTGACCCACTTCAGCGCGCCTTCGGTGCTGGTTACTCGGCATTCCTCGGTGAATGGGCTGTCACCAACGCCAAATTCAAAGGCTCAGTGAATAACTTTGCGCTGCATTTGAGTTTGGAGACACCCGAGGATGGTCATGACAATGACAATCGTCACAGTGGATATACCCCAGCGCAATATGACGCCATGGCTCTTGTTCTCGACGAATGGATTGAGCGCTTTGGGTTTCAACCCGCAGCCATCACAACGCATCAGCATGTGGATCTTGGCGGCGAGCGTGCGGACCCACGCAGTTTCTCCTGGGCTGACCTTCAAATCCGTTTGGCAGCTCTTGGAAAGCTTTGTCTCTGA
- a CDS encoding helicase DnaB — MSIDRSPARVVSMRGLLCAAAALAATSVAFHSSLPPSSIADIASSSSKDAQAESTVGESNPDPTDFSAEELELLQRRFGVHGPQTPLAQLFTRGMDQLQPLRANTLSRLRGLKPVIQREAFRHRVNPMLITAILFDEIQHSKPGEDLPFVVHSGLVDTHGPAQLGISELIHQGRLPAEPTSEQISEARDLLMNPDANIELLAAKLSRIKNELGLDQGSILIASRSYVDAKAIATLAYLHNGKLDYPARILRYMQDPALHGLIYSARQPEKPYLI, encoded by the coding sequence ATGTCCATTGACAGGTCTCCTGCTCGGGTTGTCTCCATGCGTGGGTTGCTCTGCGCTGCCGCTGCACTGGCAGCCACCTCCGTGGCTTTTCATTCATCATTGCCTCCGAGTTCTATTGCGGACATTGCATCCAGTTCCTCAAAGGATGCACAGGCTGAGTCAACAGTGGGTGAGTCCAATCCTGACCCAACTGACTTCAGTGCGGAGGAATTGGAACTCCTGCAGCGCCGTTTCGGGGTGCATGGTCCCCAGACCCCTCTGGCTCAGCTCTTCACCAGAGGAATGGATCAGCTGCAGCCGCTGCGCGCCAACACCCTCTCAAGGTTGCGGGGTCTGAAACCTGTGATTCAGCGCGAAGCCTTCCGCCATCGCGTCAACCCGATGTTGATCACGGCCATTCTCTTCGATGAGATTCAACATTCCAAGCCTGGCGAAGATCTTCCCTTTGTGGTGCATTCAGGGTTGGTTGATACCCATGGTCCGGCACAGCTCGGGATCAGTGAACTGATCCATCAGGGCCGGCTTCCTGCAGAACCGACCTCTGAGCAGATCAGCGAAGCACGTGATCTGCTGATGAACCCCGATGCCAACATCGAGCTGCTGGCAGCAAAGTTGTCGAGGATCAAGAACGAGCTCGGTCTTGACCAAGGATCGATTTTGATCGCAAGTCGCTCTTATGTGGATGCGAAGGCCATTGCCACCCTGGCCTATCTGCATAACGGCAAACTTGATTATCCAGCCAGGATTTTGCGCTACATGCAAGATCCTGCCTTGCATGGCCTGATTTACAGCGCTCGCCAGCCGGAGAAGCCTTATCTCATCTAA